The proteins below come from a single Solea senegalensis isolate Sse05_10M linkage group LG2, IFAPA_SoseM_1, whole genome shotgun sequence genomic window:
- the arhgap1 gene encoding rho GTPase-activating protein 1: protein MSSELLVDLSDDPATAQLGQLKLSTIEDQQWPADESTLSKSDTDISQRFDSSSPHLPWDHPFYDIARHQIIEVAGDDNFGRKVIVFNACRMPPQHQLDHHKLLMYLKGTLDQYVESDYTLIYFHHGLTSENKPSLSWLRDAYREFDRKYKKNIKALYIVHPTMFIKTLLILFKPIISFKFGRKINYVSYLSELEDVVKCEQLLIPARVKEYDNKLRASLKPAAQPPMSPPRSPPLPNQVFGVPLALLRERSPDGDAVPVVMRDTIGFLTDQGLEIEGIFRRSANVTLVKEVQLKYNSGAVVNFREIEDVHLAAVILKTFLRELPEPLLTYQLYNDIVNFNSVSSDDQVMAMKMLVESLPEENYTSLRYLITFLAQVSANSEVNKMTNSNLAVVFGPNLLWGRDNAMSLSAIGPINNFTRTLLDQQHLVFT from the exons ATGTCGTCAGAGCTGCTGGTTGATTTGAGCGATGACCCTGCCACGGCACAGCTGGGACAGCTGAAGCTCTCCACCATAGAAGACCAGCAGTGGCCTGCTGATGAGTCAACTCTCAGCAAGTCTG ACACAGATATCTCCCAGCGCTTTGACAGCAGCTCTCCTCACCTGCCATGGGACCATCCATTTTATGACATCGCCAGGCATCAGATCATTGAAGTGGCAG GTGATGATAACTTTGGCAGGAAGGTGATAGTGTTCAACGCCTGCAGGATGCCTCCGCAGCACCAACTTGACCATCACAAGCTGCTGAT gtATCTTAAAGGAACACTGGATCAGTATGTGGAAAGTGACTACACTCTGATCTATTTCCATCATGGGCTGACCAGTGAAAACAAGCCGTCTCTCAGCTGGCTTCGAGATGCATACAGAGAGTTTGACAGAAA GTATAAGAAGAACATCAAGGCTTTGTACATCGTCCATCCCACCATGTTCATCAAGACTCTGCTGATCCTCTTCAAACCAATCATCAG TTTTAAGTTTGGCAGGAAGATCAACTATGTGAGCTACCTGAGTGAACTGGAGGATGTGGTGAAGTGTGAGCAGCTGCTCATTCCTGCTCGTGTAAAAGA ATATGACAACAAACTGAGAGCGTCTCTGAAACCGGCCGCCCAGCCTCCCATGTCTCCTCCTCGCAGCCCTCCGCTTCCCAACCAGGTGTTTGGGGTTCCTCTTGCTTT gctCAGAGAGAGGAGTCCAGATGGAGATGCTGTTCCTGTGGTCATGAGAGACACCATAGGTTTCCTCACAGATCAAG GTTTGGAGATTGAGGGGATCTTCAGAAGGTCTGCTAACGTTACTTTGGTGAAAGAGGTCCAGCTTAAATATAACTCAG gCGCAGTCGTGAATTTCAGAGAGATTGAAGACGTCCACTTGGCTGCTGTGATCTTGAAAACATTCCTGAGGGAGCTGCCGGAGCCTCTGCTGACCTACCAGCTCTACAACGACATCGTCAACTTCAATT CTGTATCCAGTGACGACCAGGTGATGGCGATGAAGATGCTGGTGGAGTCACTGCCAGAGGAGAACTACACATCACTGCGATACCTCATCACATTCCTTGCACAG gtgTCAGCCAACAGTGAGGTCAATAAGATGACCAACAGTAACCTGGCTGTGGTGTTCGGTCCTAACCTGCTGTGGGGGCGGGACAACGCTATGTCACTGAGCGCCATCGGTCCAATCAACAACTTCACCAGAACCCTGCTGGACCAGCAGCATCTCGTCTTCACCTAA
- the LOC122760374 gene encoding calcipressin-1-like isoform X1 — protein MQKSENGGDEATVDVKFTDLPNALIACKVPEDLFTEDGLKASFEALFRSFDPEVQFQYFKSFRRIRISFSDALAAAEARLRLHKTDFNGKEMRLYFAQSVHIGSPRLEPPKPEKQFLISPPASPPVGWEQAHDATPVINYDLLCAISKLGPGEKYELHTATPTTPSVVIHVCDDEHGGDSSAPDDSDLDDKPRPPRPKIIQTRRPDYSPEVKQ, from the exons ATGCAGAAGTCAGAGAATGGAGGTGATGAGGCGACTGTGGATGTCAAATTTACTGATTTACCAAACGCCCTGATAGCTTGTAAAGTGCCAGAGGATTTGTTCACTGAAGACGGTCTCAAG GCCAGTTTTGAGGCCTTGTTCCGTTCCTTTGACCCGGAGGTACAGTTCCAGTACTTCAAGTCTTTCCGGCGGATCAGGATCAGCTTCAGTGATGCTCTGGCTGCAGCCGAGGCCAGATTGCGACTGCATAAGACTGACTTCAATGGCAAAGAGATGAGACTCTACTTTGCTCAG TCTGTCCACATAGGCAGTCCTCGTCTGGAGCCTCCCAAGCCAGAAAAGCAGTTTCTGATCTCCCCGCCTGCCTCACCCCCAGTTGGCTGGGAACAGGCTCATGACGCTACACCCGTCATCAATTACGACCTGCTGTGTGCCATCTCAAAACTAGGACCAG GGGAAAAATACGAGCTCCACACAGCCACACCCACCACCCCCAGCGTCGTTATCCATGTCTGTGACGACGAACACGGCGGCGACAGCTCGGCCCCCGATGACAGCGACCTTGATGACAAGCCCCGCCCACCACGGCCAAAAATCATCCAGACTCGTCGTCCCGACTACAGCCCCGAGGTGAAGCAGTGA
- the LOC122760374 gene encoding calcipressin-1-like isoform X2, with translation MHIKTTKCNRFCLVASVMNQEVFSHPEAQASFEALFRSFDPEVQFQYFKSFRRIRISFSDALAAAEARLRLHKTDFNGKEMRLYFAQSVHIGSPRLEPPKPEKQFLISPPASPPVGWEQAHDATPVINYDLLCAISKLGPGEKYELHTATPTTPSVVIHVCDDEHGGDSSAPDDSDLDDKPRPPRPKIIQTRRPDYSPEVKQ, from the exons ATGCACATCAAGACCACCAAGTGTAACCGCTTCTGCCTGGTTGCCTCTGTGATGAACCAGGAAGTGTTCAGTCATCCTGAGGCACAG GCCAGTTTTGAGGCCTTGTTCCGTTCCTTTGACCCGGAGGTACAGTTCCAGTACTTCAAGTCTTTCCGGCGGATCAGGATCAGCTTCAGTGATGCTCTGGCTGCAGCCGAGGCCAGATTGCGACTGCATAAGACTGACTTCAATGGCAAAGAGATGAGACTCTACTTTGCTCAG TCTGTCCACATAGGCAGTCCTCGTCTGGAGCCTCCCAAGCCAGAAAAGCAGTTTCTGATCTCCCCGCCTGCCTCACCCCCAGTTGGCTGGGAACAGGCTCATGACGCTACACCCGTCATCAATTACGACCTGCTGTGTGCCATCTCAAAACTAGGACCAG GGGAAAAATACGAGCTCCACACAGCCACACCCACCACCCCCAGCGTCGTTATCCATGTCTGTGACGACGAACACGGCGGCGACAGCTCGGCCCCCGATGACAGCGACCTTGATGACAAGCCCCGCCCACCACGGCCAAAAATCATCCAGACTCGTCGTCCCGACTACAGCCCCGAGGTGAAGCAGTGA